In one window of Saccharomyces paradoxus chromosome VII, complete sequence DNA:
- the PMC1 gene encoding calcium-transporting ATPase PMC1 (Vacuolar Ca2+ ATPase involved in depleting cytosol of Ca2+ ions~similar to YGL006W) yields MSRQGENSALLVDSENNHPSYMGNEDGAYDYFRLSKSQLSDLHNPKSIGSFIKLFGYESSSFFKYLKTDKNAGISLSEKTDYRKTNRYKNYGDNSLPERIPKSFLQLVWAAFNDKTMQLLTVAAVVSFVLGLYELWMQPPQYDPEGNKIKQVDWIEGVAIMIAVFVVVLVSAANDYQKELQFAKLNKKKENRKIIVIRNDQEILISIHHVLVGDVISLQTGDVVPADCVMISGKCEADESSITGESNTIQKFPVDNSLRDFKKFNSSDGHACNKPLDIGDGNEDGDKIADCMLISGSRILSGLGRGVITSVGVNSVYGQTMTSLNAEPESTPLQLHLSQLADNISVYGCVAAIILFLVLFTRYLFYIIPEDGRFHDLDPAQKGSKFMNIFITSITVIVVAVPEGLPLAVTLALAFATTRMTKDGNLVRVLRSCETMGSATAVCSDKTGTLTENVMSVVRGLLGNSKFNDNKSLPVSEQKKLNSKKVFEENCSSSLRNDLLANIVLNSTAFENREFKKKDKGMNDNTKTSSKNSSFASKWKSRLSIFKKSKGNDDEDQLFENVNKGKQEPFIGSKTETALLSLARLSLGLQVGELQDLRDQPTKKFNIEKIVQTIPFESSRKWAGLVVKYKDSKGKKSFYRFFIKGAAEIVSKNCSYKRNSDDTLEEIDEDNKKKINDEIKNLASDALRAISVAHKDFCECESWPPEQLRDKDSPNMAALNLLFNSQKGLILDGLLGIQDPLRAGVKESVQQCQRAGVTVRMVTGDNILTAKAIARNCGILSTDITSEAYSAMEGTEFRKLTKNERIRILPNLRVLARSSPEDKRLLVETLKGMGDVVAVTGDGTNDAPALKLADVGFSMGISGTEVAREASDIILMTDDFSAIVNAIKWGRCVSVSIKKFIQFQLIVNITAVILTFVSSVASSDETSVLTAVQLLWINLIMDTLAALALATDKPDPNIMDRKPKGRSTSLISVSTWKMILSQAILQLIVTFILHFYGPELFFNKHEDQITSHQQQQLNAMTFNTFVWLQFFTMLVSRKLDEGDGISNWRDRVCAANLNFFQDLGRNYYFLTIMAIIGGCQVLIMFFGGAPFSIARQTKSMWITAVLCGMLSLIMGVLVRMCPDEVASKVFPAAFVQKFKYVFGLEFLRKKHIGKHDDEEALLDESDTPESTAFY; encoded by the coding sequence atgtcTAGACAAGGCGAAAATTCTGCTTTATTAGTGGATAGTGAAAATAACCACCCATCATACATGGGAAATGAGGATGGAGCCTACGATTACTTCAGGTTATCAAAAAGTCAGCTTTCCGATCTTCATAATCCTAAATCGATAGGATCATTTATTAAATTATTTGGCTATGAGTCTAGcagttttttcaaatacttGAAAACAGATAAAAATGCAGGTATTTCTCTTTCAGAAAAAACAGATTATCGCAAGACTAACCGATATAAAAATTACGGCGATAACTCCCTTCCTGAAAGAATaccaaaatcttttttacAGTTAGTTTGGGCTGCTTTTAATGATAAAACAATGCAATTACTGACAGTCGCTGCCGTTGTTTCCTTTGTTCTAGGTCTATATGAATTATGGATGCAGCCCCCACAGTATGATCCTGAAGGCAATAAAATTAAGCAAGTTGACTGGATAGAAGGGGTTGCTATCATGATTGCGGTCTTTGTAGTAGTTCTAGTGAGTGCCGCCAACGATTACCAGAAGGAGTTGCAGTTTGCAAAActaaacaaaaagaaggaaaacCGTAAAATCATAGTCATAAGAAATGATCAGGAAATACTAATTTCCATTCACCATGTTTTAGTCGGTGATGTCATTTCATTACAAACCGGCGATGTTGTGCCTGCTGATTGCGTTATGATATCAGGGAAGTGCGAGGCAGACGAATCTTCCATCACTGGTGAATCTAACACAATACAGAAATTCCCGGTGGATAACTCACTAAGAgacttcaaaaaatttaattCTAGTGATGGCCACGCCTGCAATAAGCCATTAGATATAGGTGACGGTAACGAAGACGGTGACAAGATTGCTGATTGTATGTTGATATCAGGCTCCAGAATTTTGTCCGGCTTGGGCAGAGGCGTTATCACTTCTGTTGGTGTAAACTCAGTTTATGGTCAAACCATGACTTCACTAAATGCCGAACCTGAAAGTACTCCCTTACAGTTACACCTGAGCCAATTGGCCGATAATATTTCTGTTTACGGTTGCGTGGCTGCTATAATCCTTTTCTTAGTCCTTTTCACCAGATACTTGTTTTATATTATACCTGAGGATGGCAGATTCCATGACCTGGATCCTGCTCAAAAGGGTTCTAAATTTATGAACATCTTTATCACATCCATCACGGTGATTGTGGTGGCTGTTCCGGAAGGTTTACCATTGGCAGTAACTTTAGCTCTAGCATTTGCAACAACAAGAATGACTAAAGATGGTAATTTAGTAAGGGTTTTAAGAAGCTGTGAAACCATGGGATCTGCTACTGCAGTATGTTCCGATAAAACTGGTACTTTGACAGAAAATGTTATGAGTGTCGTTCGTGGCCTCTTGGGCAATTCTAAATTTAATGATAATAAGTCGTTGCCTGTTAGCgaacaaaaaaagctgAATTCTAAGAAAGTtttcgaagaaaattgtTCGTCATCCCTAAGAAATGATTTATTAGCCAATATTGTTCTGAATTCAACGGCCTTCGAAAACAGagaattcaagaaaaaagataagGGTATGAACGATAATACTAAaacttcatcaaaaaaCTCTAGTTTTGCAAGTAAGTGGAAATCTAGATTATcgattttcaaaaaaagcaaggggaatgatgacgaagatCAATTATTCGAAAACGTCAACAAGGGGAAGCAAGAACCCTTTATTGGCTCTAAAACGGAAACAGCCCTACTCAGTTTGGCAAGATTATCATTGGGATTACAAGTGGGAGAACTTCAAGATTTGAGAGATCAACCGACAAAGAAATTCAACATcgaaaaaattgttcaaaCTATTCCGTTCGAAAGTTCCCGTAAATGGGCCGGCCTAGTTGTAAAATACAAAGATAGCAAGGGTAAAAAGTCATTTTATAGGTTTTTCATTAAAGGTGCCGCAGAAATTGTTTCCAAGAATTGTTCATATAAGAGGAATTCAGATGACACTTTGGAGGAAATCGAtgaagataataaaaaaaaaattaatgatgaaatcaaaaatcttGCGTCCGACGCTCTTAGGGCCATAAGCGTTGCCCACAAAGATTTCTGTGAATGTGAAAGCTGGCCTCCTGAGCAACTACGTGATAAAGACTCACCAAATATGGCTGCTCTCAATTTGCTATTTAACAGTCAAAAGGGCTTAATTCTAGATGGTTTACTCGGAATTCAAGATCCTTTGCGTGCCGGTGTTAAAGAGTCAGTTCAACAATGCCAACGAGCAGGTGTAACTGTACGTATGGTTACTGGCGACAACATATTAACAGCAAAGGCCATTGCGAGAAATTGTGGTATTCTTTCTACTGATATTACCTCCGAAGCTTATTCTGCAATGGAAGGCACTGAATTTAGGAAGTTGACAAAGAACGAACGTATAAGAATCTTACCAAACTTAAGAGTCTTGGCAAGATCATCACCAGAAGATAAAAGATTATTAGTAGAAACATTGAAAGGGATGGGAGACGTTGTTGCAGTCACTGGTGATGGTACGAACGATGCTCCAGCTTTAAAACTAGCCGATGTGGGATTTTCAATGGGGATTTCCGGTACGGAAGTTGCTAGAGAGGCTTctgatattattttaatGACTGATGATTTCTCTGCTATTGTCAATGCTATTAAGTGGGGAAGGTGTGTCTCAGTTTCCATAAAAAAGTTCATACAATTTCAATTAATTGTTAATATCACTGCAGTGATTTTAACGTTTGTTTCATCCGTTGCATCCAGCGATGAAACATCGGTACTGACGGCGGTCCAACTGCTATGGATCAATCTGATCATGGATACTCTGGCAGCTTTAGCTTTAGCCACTGATAAGCCCGATCCAAATATCATGGACAGAAAACCTAAGGGTCGCTCAACATCATTGATTTCTGTGTCAACTTGGAAGATGATTCTATCACAAGCTATATTGCAGTTGATCGTTACATTCATTTTGCATTTTTACGGACCAGAGTTATTCTTCAATAAGCATGAAGATCAAATAACAAGTCACCAACAGCAGCAATTAAATGCCATGACATTCAACACTTTTGTTTGGTTGCAATTTTTTACCATGTTAGTATCGAGAAAATTAGATGAAGGTGATGGTATATCAAACTGGAGAGATAGGGTTTGTGCCGCTAATTTGAACTTCTTCCAAGACTTAGGTAGAAATTACTATTTTCTCACAATCATGGCAATAATTGGTGGCTGTCAAGTTTTAATCATGTTTTTCGGTGGCGCACCATTTTCTATTGCCAGGCAAACCAAGTCAATGTGGATAACTGCTGTACTGTGTGGTATGTTGTCTTTAATCATGGGGGTGCTAGTAAGAATGTGTCCCGATGAGGTAGCATCAAAGGTATTCCCAGCTGCTTtcgttcaaaaattcaagtaCGTATTTGGACTCGAATTCCTTAGAAAAAAGCATATCGGAAAACACGACGATGAAGAGGCGTTGTTGGACGAATCCGATACTCCAGAGTCAACCGCCTTTTACTAA
- the COG7 gene encoding Golgi transport complex subunit COG7 (Component of the conserved oligomeric Golgi complex~similar to YGL005C) gives MVELTTTDDDDILSMFFDEEFVPHAFVDILLSNAPNEDQIQTQSVSSQLLTRLDFYTKNLTKELENTIWNLDKLSQTLPRTWASSGYHEEEDRDGSPLYSTESLRSSKLEYYLDTLASAVRALETGMHNVTEKLSEIDQENNDNTNVRQQLQSLMLIKGRIEKVVYYLEQIKIVTNISKTRENENTTNVGTDLSINDFRKSLKALEDTIDESLSLAIDNETKDETNMDLIRRIDSLSELKSLFKGLDKFFAEYATFSDGIKSKAQSYLSTKDIDEGLIS, from the coding sequence ATGGTGGAATTGACAACTACggatgatgatgatatctTGAGTATGTTTTTTGATGAGGAGTTTGTTCCCCATGCATTTGTTGATATACTTCTATCGAATGCCCCAAACGAAGATCAAATTCAAACGCAATCCGTATCCTCACAACTATTAACCAGGTTGGATTTTTACACAAAAAACCTTACGAaggaattggaaaatacGATATGGAATTTGGATAAATTATCCCAAACGTTACCAAGGACCTGGGCATCTTCTGGATATcacgaagaagaagacagGGATGGTTCACCATTGTATTCCACTGAATCACTAAGATCATCCAAGCTTGAATACTACTTAGATACATTGGCAAGTGCTGTAAGAGCATTAGAAACAGGAATGCATAATGTGACTGAGAAACTAAGTGAGAtagatcaagaaaataatgacaaTACCAATGTAAGGCAGCAACTGCAAAGTTTAATGTTAATTAAAGGGAGAATTGAAAAGGTGGTATATTATTTAGAACAAATTAAGATCGTTACGAATATTTCGAAAACgagagaaaatgaaaacacAACTAACGTGGGCACAGACCTTTCGATAAACGATTTTagaaaatcattgaaagCGCTAGAGGATACAATCGATGAATCGCTGAGTTTGGCAATAGATAACGAAACTAAAGATGAAACAAATATGGACCTGATAAGGAGAATCGATTCACTTTCTGAGCTGAAAAGTCTGTTTAAAGGTCTGGATAAGTTCTTTGCTGAATATGCTACCTTTTCAGATGGCATAAAATCGAAAGCACAAAGTTATTTATCAACCAAGGATATCGATGAAGGGCTAATATCATAA
- the RPN14 gene encoding Rpn14p (Assembly chaperone for the 19S proteasome regulatory particle base~similar to YGL004C), which translates to MRKIITVAHIQYDFEAVLEEEHEYNDEFYVNVDKNLNEIKEHKIVVLANSKGVDAGEGNAFEKIDFHLYKARLDGHDFLFNTIKRDCSKVLKSADYTAVDTTEIQMRRFTLGTTEGDIKVLDSNFNLEREISQAHVGEITKLKFFPSGEALISSSQDMQLKIWSVRDGVNPRTLIGHKATVTDIAIIDRGRNVLSASLDGTIRLWECGTATTIHTFNRKENPYDGVNSIALFAETEKQFSDISTPKKDNLEFGTHGKHVIAGHVSGVITVYNVFSKEQTIQLPSKFTCSCNTLAVDMNNANYVYAGYENGMLAQWDLRSPECPVDEFLINEGTPITNVYFAAGALFVSSGLDTSIKLDIISDPKSERPVVGFETPTFLVSNDDEVSQFCHLPHNESRGEVIEVGKYNFCALYNLSNP; encoded by the coding sequence ATGAGAAAGATTATCACAGTTGCTCATATTCAGTACGATTTTGAAGCAGTCCTGGAAGAGGAGCATGAATATAATGATGAGTTTTATGTTAATGTTGACAAAAACCTAAATGAAATTAAGGAGCATAAGATAGTAGTATTAGCAAATAGCAAGGGCGTAGATGCAGGCGAGGGAAATGCgtttgaaaagattgaCTTCCATTTATACAAGGCGCGGTTGGATGGGCatgattttttattcaataCTATCAAAAGAGATTGTTCAAAGGTGCTCAAGAGTGCTGATTATACTGCCGTAGATACGACTGAAATCCAAATGAGACGGTTTACATTAGGCACTACAGAAGGTGATATTAAAGTATTGGATTCGAATTTCAACCTAGAGAGAGAAATTAGTCAAGCTCACGTTGGTGAAATAACAAAACTGAAGTTTTTCCCAAGCGGTGAAGCTTTGATATCTAGTTCACAGGATATGCAATTAAAGATTTGGTCAGTGAGAGACGGCGTAAATCCTCGTACGCTAATTGGACACAAGGCAACAGTCACAGATATTGCCATAATAGACCGAGGAAGGAATGTACTTTCTGCCTCCTTGGATGGTACAATTCGCCTATGGGAATGCGGCACAGCAACGACAATCCACACAttcaatagaaaagaaaatccatACGATGGTGTGAACAGCATAGCTTTGTTCGCGGAGACAGAGAAGCAATTTTCCGATATATCTACTCCCAAGAAAGATAATCTAGAGTTTGGAACACATGGAAAACATGTTATTGCTGGTCACGTTTCTGGTGTTATTACTGTATATAATGTATTTTCCAAAGAGCAAACTATTCAACTCCCAAGCAAGTTCACATGTTCATGTAATACATTGGCGGTCGACATGAATAATGCAAACTATGTTTATGCCGGATATGAGAATGGAATGTTAGCTCAGTGGGATCTAAGATCACCAGAATGCCCAGTTGatgaatttcttattaATGAGGGCACCCCAATAACCAATGTCTACTTTGCGGCTGGAGCCTTGTTTGTCTCTTCCGGGCTCGACACCAGTATTAAGCTTGACATTATTTCAGACCCAAAAAGTGAACGACCCGTTGTTGGATTTGAGACACCCACCTTTTTAGTTTCCAATGACGATGAGGTCAGCCAATTCTGTCATCTTCCCCATAATGAATCAAGGGGGGAAGTGATTGAGGTTGGAAAATACAACTTTTGCGCTTTGTATAATTTAAGTAATCCTTAg
- the CDH1 gene encoding Cdh1p (Activator of anaphase-promoting complex/cyclosome (APC/C)~similar to YGL003C) yields the protein MPTNLNPFMNNTPSSSPLKGSESKRVSKRPISSSSSASLVSSPSRRSRPSTVYGDRYIPARTDIDFNSIVSISSMASVPALNPSSTEDQVEYQKERQAHETYNTLLKNELFGEMLSKDTVGSESSIDRIKNTRPCTRGNVHTENATSYGYELERVSTPPPEEPSLEEFSPHSTPVTPRRLFTSQQDEVTRPSSNSVRGASLLTYQQRQGRRLSAASLLQSQFFDSMSPVRPDSKQLLLSPGKQFRQIAKVPYRVLDAPSLADDFYYSLIDWSSTDVLAVALGKSIFLTDNNSGDVVHLCDTENEYTSLSWIGAGSHLAVGQANGLVEIYDVIKRKCIRTLSGHVDRVACLSWNNHVLTSGSRDHRILHRDVRMPDPFFETIESHTQEVCGLKWNVADNKLASGGNDNMVHVYEGTSKSPILTFDEHKAAVKAMAWSPHKRGILATGGGTADRRLKIWNVNTSTKISDIDSGSQICNMVWSKNTNELVTSHGYSKYNLTLWDCHSMDPIAILKGHSFRVLHLTLSNDGITVVSGAGDETLRYWKLFDKPKAKVQPNSLIFDAFNQIR from the coding sequence ATGCCCACAAACTTAAATCCGTTCATGAATAATACGCCTTCCTCCTCTCCGCTCAAGGGTTCTGAAAGTAAGAGGGTATCGAAACGGCCAATATCCAGTTCGTCGTCTGCCTCACTAGTTTCGTCCCCCTCCAGGCGATCTAGGCCGTCTACGGTATATGGAGATAGGTATATTCCTGCCCGAACAGACATAGATTTCAATTCCATCGTTTCGATCAGTAGCATGGCAAGCGTTCCAGCCCTTAATCCATCGAGCACAGAAGATCAAGTGGAGTACCAAAAGGAAAGACAAGCACATGAAACGTATAATACTTTGCTGAAGAATGAGCTTTTTGGTGAAATGCTAAGTAAGGATACAGTGGGCTCAGAAAGTAGTATAGATCGTATTAAGAATACGAGACCATGTACTAGAGGCAACGTACACACAGAAAATGCAACTAGCTACGGTTATGAATTGGAACGAGTATCGACTCCACCTCCCGAAGAACCCAGTCTAGAAGAATTTTCTCCACATTCCACGCCAGTCACCCCTCGGCGTCTTTTCACATCGCAGCAAGATGAAGTCACGAGGCCTTCGAGCAATTCGGTTAGAGGCGCCAGCCTGTTGACCTATCAGCAACGCCAAGGCAGGAGGCTATCTGCGGCCTCTCTGCTACaatctcaattttttgattcgATGTCGCCAGTTAGGCCAGATTCCAAACAGCTCCTATTATCACCTGGGAAGCAATTTAGACAAATAGCGAAAGTTCCTTATAGAGTTTTAGATGCTCCATCATTAGCAGACGATTTTTACTATAGCTTGATAGACTGGTCAAGTACTGATGTTTTGGCGGTTGCTCTTGGGAAATCGATATTTTTAACAGATAATAACAGCGGCGATGTTGTGCACTTATGCGACAcggaaaatgaatatacAAGCCTAAGCTGGATTGGAGCAGGCTCTCATCTGGCAGTAGGCCAAGCAAATGGACTTGTAGAGATTTATGACgtaataaaaagaaaatgtatCAGAACGTTGTCGGGGCATGTCGACAGAGTAGCGTGTTTATCTTGGAATAACCATGTTTTAACGTCTGGAAGTAGAGATCATCGAATACTGCATAGAGATGTTAGAATGCCTgatcctttttttgaaactatAGAATCGCATACTCAGGAAGTCTGTGGCTTAAAGTGGAATGTAGCAGATAACAAACTTGCCTCGGGTGGTAACGATAACATGGTTCATGTTTACGAGGGAACGTCAAAATCTCCAATTTTGACGTTTGACGAGCATAAGGCTGCTGTGAAGGCAATGGCCTGGTCTCCCCATAAACGAGGAATATTGGCTACCGGCGGCGGTACAGCAGATAGAAGattaaaaatttggaacGTCAATACGTCAACAAAGATAAGTGATATAGATAGCGGCTCTCAAATATGTAATATGGTATGGTCAAAAAATACTAACGAGCTTGTGACATCGCATGGTTACTCAAAATATAACTTAACTTTATGGGACTGTCATTCTATGGATCCAATTGCAATTCTGAAGGGTCATAGTTTCAGAGTTCTGCATTTAACATTATCCAATGATGGAATCACGGTAGTTTCTGGGGCTGGGGACGAAACATTACGATATTGGAAGCTTTTTGATAAACCAAAAGCGAAAGTACAGCCGAATTCGTTAATATTCGATGCATTCAATCAAATTCGCTAg
- the ERP6 gene encoding Erp6p (Member of the p24 family involved in ER to Golgi transport~similar to YGL002W) → MLSHYIFLAFVLLPFRASAFYFYGYGGDRKCFLKELSKDTLLKGSYNLGVYDDKLADYALPNYNDYGIVIDVEEVFDNNHRVVHQQSSPSGDFSFLALESGEYKICFQSQVKNWVGKTKTKLEIEFEIGFEAMLNLQRKESLESLHGKVSILNSKIMDIRREQQLMREREESFRDISESVNSRAMWWTVIQVTLLIIVCVWQIKSLRSFFVKQKVL, encoded by the coding sequence ATGTTATCACACTACATCTTTCTGGCGTTTGTTTTATTGCCATTCAGAGCTTCCGCGTTTTACTTCTATGGTTACGGTGGAGACAGAAAATGTTTCCTGAAGGAATTGTCCAAAGACACTCTTTTAAAAGGTTCTTACAATTTGGGAGTTTACGATGATAAGTTGGCTGATTATGCGCTTCCCAATTATAATGATTACGGCATAGTTATAGATGTAGAAGAAGTCTTTGATAATAATCATAGAGTGGTCCACCAACAAAGTTCTCCTTCTGGAGATTTCAGCTTTTTAGCTTTGGAATCTGGAGAATATAAGATCTGTTTTCAATCTCAGGTAAAGAACTGGGTAGGTAAAACTAAAACAAAATTGgaaattgaatttgaaatcgGTTTTGAAGCTATGTTGAActtgcaaagaaaagaaagcttGGAAAGTTTGCACGGAAAAGTCAGTATATTGAATTCTAAAATTATGGATATCAGAAGAGAGCAACAATTGATGAGAGAACGTGAAGAATCCTTTAGGGACATATCCGAATCTGTGAACTCTCGCGCAATGTGGTGGACAGTAATTCAAGTCACCCTTCTCATTATAGTTTGTGTATGGCAAATCAAAAGTTTGCGTTCGTTCTTTGTCAAGCAAAAAGTTTTATAA
- the ERG26 gene encoding sterol-4-alpha-carboxylate 3-dehydrogenase (decarboxylating) (C-3 sterol dehydrogenase~similar to YGL001C), translated as MSNIDSVLIIGGSGFLGLHLIQQFFDINPKPDIHIFDVRDLPEKLSKQFTFNVDNIKFHKGDLTSPNDMENAINESKANVVVHCASPMHGQNPDIYDIVNVKGTRNVIDMCKKCGVNILVYTSSAGVIFNGQDVHNADETWPIPEVPMDAYNETKAIAEEMVLKANDPDSGFYTVALRPAGIFGPGDRQLVPGLRQVAKLGQSKFQIGDNNNLFDWTYAGNVADAHVLAAQKLLNPETRTAVSGETFFITNDTPTYFWALARTVWKADGHIDKRVIVLKRPVAICAGYLSEWVSKMLGKEPGLTPFRVKIVCAYRYHNIAKAKKLLGYTPRVGIEEGINKTLAWMDEGL; from the coding sequence ATGTCAAACATAGATTCAGTTTTAATTATCGGTGGTTCTGGCTTCCTTGGATTGCATTTAATTCAGcaattctttgatataaATCCCAAACCAGACATCCACATTTTTGACGTTAGGGACCTCCCTGAAAAACTTTCGAAACAATTCACTTTTAATGTAGATAACATAAAATTTCACAAGGGTGATTTAACATCCCCAAATGATATGGAAAATGCTATCAACGAAAGTAAAGCAAATGTTGTTGTTCATTGTGCTTCTCCAATGCATGGTCAAAATCCAGACATTTATGATATAGTGAATGTTAAGGGAACCCGTAATGTGATAGACATGTGCAAGAAATGTGGCGTTAATATACTTGTATATACTTCCTCTGCAGGTGTTATCTTTAACGGGCAAGACGTGCACAATGCAGATGAAACCTGGCCGATCCCAGAAGTTCCTATGGACGCGTATAATGAGACAAAGGCTATCGCCGAAGAAATGGTCCTGAAAGCAAATGATCCAGATAGTGGTTTCTATACTGTTGCTCTTCGCCCAGCTGGTATTTTTGGGCCAGGTGATAGGCAATTGGTTCCTGGTCTAAGACAGGTTGCGAAATTGGGACAATCGAAGTTCCAAATTggtgataataataatttatTTGATTGGACTTATGCTGGCAATGTTGCCGACGCTCATGTCTTGGCTGCACAAAAGCTTCTCAATCCAGAAACAAGAACAGCTGTCTCTGgtgaaacttttttcattacaAATGATACTCCCACTTATTTTTGGGCCTTAGCTCGTACTGTATGGAAGGCAGATGGTCATATTGATAAGCgtgttattgttttgaaaaggcCGGTTGCAATTTGTGCCGGTTATCTTTCAGAATGGGTATCCAAGATGCTGGGTAAAGAGCCAGGTTTGACCCCATTTAGAGTCAAGATTGTGTGTGCATACCGTTATCATAACATTGCGAAGGCCAAGAAGTTGCTAGGCTACACACCAAGAGTTGgtattgaagaaggtatCAACAAAACGTTAGCTTGGATGGACGAAGGTTTGTAA
- the EFM5 gene encoding protein-lysine N-methyltransferase (S-adenosylmethionine-dependent lysine methyltransferase~similar to YGR001C) translates to MSNCDSDSDYELTLSANALAALEEFKKEEQQHQEVFQKLYDQTDEDFQKKKKEEGMKLFKEDWQLSQFWYSDETAAILADAILEGADENTVIAIVSAPSVYAAIQKKPVSEIPTEHIYLFEFDRRFELLAGKDHFFFYDYNKPLEFSDQIKGKVDRLLIDPPFLNEDCQTKSSITAKSLLAPNDNSKTKNGVSKHRLISCTGERMSEVISNVYSDTRITTFLPEHSNGLSNEFRCYANFECDSWKFAS, encoded by the exons ATGTCCAACTGCGACTCCGATTCCGATTATGAATT GACACTTTCTGCTAATGCCCTCGCTGCCcttgaagaatttaaaaaagaggaacaacaacatcaaGAAGTCTTCCAAAAGCTCTACGACCAAACTGATGAAGActtccaaaagaagaaaaaagaagaagggaTGAAACTCTTCAAGGAAGATTGGCAGCTCTCCCAATTTTGGTACAGTGATGAAACAGCCGCAATTTTAGCAGATGCCATATTAGAAGGTGCTGATGAAAATACTGTAATCGCAATAGTTAGTGCGCCATCTGTCTATGCTGctattcaaaagaaacCTGTCAGTGAAATTCCGACTGAACATATTTACTTGTTCGAGTTTGATAGGAGATTCGAGTTGTTAGCTGGAAAagatcatttttttttctatgaTTACAACAAACCACTGGAATTCAGTGATCAAATTAAGGGGAAAGTTGACAGATTGTTAATTGACCCaccttttttgaatgaagaTTGCCAAACAAAAT CCTCTATCACTGCAAAGTCCTTATTAGCACCAAATGACAACTCTAAAACTAAGAATGGAGTTTCTAAGCACCGCCTCATTAGTTGTACAGGTGAAAGAATGTCTGAAGTCATATCCAATGTTTATTCGGATACAAGAATCACAACTTTTCTTCCTGAGCATTCTAATGGTTTGAGCAATGAATTTAGATGTTACGCAAATTTTGAGTGTGATTCATGGAAATTTGCCTCTTAG